The genomic DNA TCTGGCCTGGCTGAAAAAAGCTATCTGCGCCATCCGGGGCTGAACGACTATCGCCAGATGATCCCCTCACTGACCGTGAAGGAGAGGCCATGAAAGAAAAACCCGCTGAAGGGGTAAGACTGGATAAATGGCTGTGGGCAGCCCGTTTTTATAAAACGCGCGCCCTTGCCCGCGACATGATCGACGGCGGTAAAGTGCATTACAACGGCCAGCGCAGCAAACCGAGCAAGCTGGTCGAACTGAATGCCACCTTAACGCTGCGTCAGGGCAACGATGAACGTACCGTTGTGATTAAAGCCATTACTGAACAACGACGGCCCGCAACCGAAGCCGTACTGCTGTATGAAGAGACGGCTGAGAGCATTGAAAAACGCGAGAAGACCGCGCTGGCGCGCAAAATGAATGCGCTGACAATGCCCCACCCGGACCGGCGTCCGGATAAAAAAGAGCGCCGCGATCTGATGAAATTTAAACACGGTGAGACCGAGTAACCCTCACCTGCACGAGAGACTATTATGGCCCAACACGACCAATTAC from Enterobacter ludwigii includes the following:
- the hslR gene encoding ribosome-associated heat shock protein Hsp15; protein product: MKEKPAEGVRLDKWLWAARFYKTRALARDMIDGGKVHYNGQRSKPSKLVELNATLTLRQGNDERTVVIKAITEQRRPATEAVLLYEETAESIEKREKTALARKMNALTMPHPDRRPDKKERRDLMKFKHGETE